In a genomic window of Bacillota bacterium:
- a CDS encoding sugar ABC transporter permease, with amino-acid sequence MIKKRGSRFSLRTREAINGYLFTLPFVIGFILMFLYPFIQSIMFSLSSLEISTQGYKLTWIGFENYYTAMLVNAEFPRLLAETALQMVRDVPLILIFSFFAAILLNQRFKGRLFARVVFFLPVILSADIILRMESADYITAFLDASLAEEAAAQGTLGTIFSRGQLVSMLMYLKLPAQLVDYIVAGSEQIATIIRSSGVQILIFLAGLQSISPSLFEVAKIEGATGWECFWMITFPLLSPLIVTNIVYSVIDFFTMPSNPLVDFIQSNMFGGAGYGVAMAMSWIYFIFIALFLLLTAGLISRWVVYME; translated from the coding sequence ATGATTAAAAAGCGTGGGTCGCGGTTTAGCTTACGAACACGAGAAGCGATAAACGGTTATCTTTTCACCTTGCCTTTCGTGATCGGGTTTATCCTAATGTTCCTGTATCCATTCATTCAGTCGATCATGTTCAGCTTGAGCAGTTTGGAGATCAGTACACAAGGATACAAGCTGACTTGGATCGGATTTGAAAACTATTATACTGCGATGCTCGTTAATGCAGAGTTTCCGCGACTGCTGGCAGAAACCGCCCTGCAGATGGTTCGAGATGTTCCATTAATTCTCATCTTCAGCTTTTTTGCGGCGATATTGCTGAATCAAAGATTTAAAGGCCGTTTATTTGCCCGCGTTGTCTTCTTTCTTCCCGTGATACTTTCGGCTGATATCATCTTGAGGATGGAAAGCGCTGACTATATTACTGCTTTTCTCGATGCCTCGCTGGCTGAAGAAGCAGCAGCGCAGGGGACGCTCGGTACAATTTTCAGCCGCGGTCAGCTGGTCAGCATGCTGATGTATCTGAAACTTCCAGCGCAGCTGGTAGATTACATTGTCGCCGGCTCTGAGCAGATTGCGACAATTATTCGCTCATCAGGTGTCCAAATCTTGATCTTCCTTGCTGGGCTGCAGTCAATTTCACCGTCTTTATTTGAAGTTGCAAAAATCGAGGGTGCAACCGGCTGGGAATGCTTTTGGATGATAACTTTTCCGCTGTTAAGTCCGCTGATTGTTACCAATATAGTTTACAGCGTAATTGATTTCTTTACGATGCCTTCGAACCCGCTTGTTGACTTTATTCAATCAAATATGTTCGGAGGGGCTGGTTATGGAGTAGCCATGGCTATGAGCTGGATTTACTTTATATTCATAGCTCTGTTCCTGCTTTTAACCGCAGGTCTGATATCACGCTGGGTAGTTTATATGGAATAG